One genomic window of Bactrocera dorsalis isolate Fly_Bdor chromosome 4, ASM2337382v1, whole genome shotgun sequence includes the following:
- the LOC105229779 gene encoding FAST kinase domain-containing protein 5, mitochondrial, which translates to MFNMPLLRGSLQKVRGIYQLVANQSRVSAPRFPQVPTACFHLNHASAAKVFVDRENKHAHDVLVQSLKPYQIFRVDEITPAAANGPVATELPALISTGDLSRATFEEVFDTFNALAHYCIRTNTCISDSRFEQFCKLFCEQTHKLSNEQLLSALRLLAQLPTEESVRQPNYMQLWNNLDVVCCRRIEQWSSDELLLVCDAWYSLNLARVCEFVWKALRKLGRKVRRMQPEQLVQAMFYCNVLRRPVFEMFDFEVNLARFVDTMSLQELGVMSMGFFKTQTPIRNPELLDHLYKRLIAEIETVDDITLVSILKVLRYSSKIPQVPQMMELMEVLQTQISRISLMSCLHVALFGVELQCCHDGVLELVLQRFNQDIENARLKDMERICLAISVFNYRSPTGVEQELCAKILSLLETKVDEILKYPRCFVACLHYLTLCGHYNKEMITSVLDKRFVDLAYGKNVTAGREIFNLDSFVKINLKDSNYAGNELSEKKRRSMGKVLTQYIPERNQKFRLNKTDRILLEIKETLERILRPNTLKHILPHFERPDVVVCYDNSLRQAIPLANDCPEDYSGTILTRNLLLGDAEKTNVDTIAVVIVGWNNVVKDKQRFTGLFELKLNQLRMLGHKPILIYWHEWRALETPMDRQQFLKRKLANTINL; encoded by the exons ATGTTCAATATGCCTTTACTACGCGGCAGTCTACAAAAAGTGCGCGGAATATATCAATTAGTGGCTAATCAAAGCAGAGTGAGTGCACCAAGATTTCCACAAGTTCCTACAGCATGCTTTCATCTGAATCACGCAAGTGCCGCTAAAGTGTTTGTTGACAGAGAAAATAAACACGCACACGATGTACTGGTGCAATCACTAAAACCATATCAAATATTCCGCGTGGATGAAATTACGCCAGCAGCAGCAAATGGACCTGTTGCAACAGAACTGCCTGCGCTGATATCTACTGGGGATCTATCTCGTGCCACCTTTGAAGAAGTTTTTGACACATTCAACGCTCTCGCGCATTATTGCATAAGGACAAACACCTGCATCTCAGATAGTCGCTTTGAACAATTctgtaaattattttgtgaacaaactcataaactcaGCAATGAACAGTTGTTATCCGCTCTACGACTATTAGCCCAACTGCCAACAGAGGAGTCGGTACGTCAACCTAACTATATGCAATTGTGGAACAATTTGGATGTGGTGTGCTGCCGCCGCATTGAGCAGTGGTCCAGCGATGAGCTGCTATTGGTTTGTGATGCTTGGTACTCCTTGAATTTAGCGCGCGTATGTGAGTTTGTCTGGAAAGCTTTACGTAAGTTGGGGCGCAAAGTACGACGTATGCAACCTGAGCAATTGGTGCAAGCAATGTTCTACTGCAATGTGCTGCGTCGCCCGGTGTTCGAAATGTTCGATTTCGAAGTGAATTTAGCACGTTTTGTTGATACAATGTCACTGCAAGAGTTGGGTGTAATGTCAATGGGTTTCTTCAAGACACAAACACCCATACGTAATCCTGAACTGCTGGATCACTTGTACAAACGTCTAATAGCGGAAATAGAGACAGTTGATGATATCACATTGGTATCGATATTGAAAGTGCTGCGTTATAGCAGTAAAATACCACAAGTGCCACAAATGATGGAGCTGATGGAggtgttgcaaacacaaatatCACGTATCTCACTAATGAGCTGCTTGCACGTAGCGCTCTTCGGTGTGGAGCTGCAGTGCTGTCATGATGGCGTCTTAGAGTTAGTGCTGCAACGCTTTAATCAGGACATCGAAAATGCGCGCTTGAAAGATATGGAACGCATATGCTTGGCAATATCTGTGTTTAACTATCGCAGTCCAACCGGTGTTGAACAAGAGTTGTGTGCGAAAATCTTGTCTCTACTTGAAACCAAAGTCGATGAAATCCTAAAATACCCGCGTTGCTTCGTCGCTTGCTTGCATTATTTAACTCTATGTGGGCATTATAATAAAGAGATGATAACGTCTGTGCTAGATAAGCGATTCGTTGATCTTGCTTATGGTAAAAATGTGACCGCTGGACGTGAAATCTTTAATTTAGACTCTTTtgtcaaaataaatttgaaggaTTCCAACTACGCTGGTAATGAGTTGTCAGAAAAAAAGCGTCGCTCCATGGGTAAAGTGCTCACTCAGTATATACCGGAGAGAAATCAAAAGTTTAGACTAAATAAAACCGACCGCATACTGCTGGAGATCAAGGAGACGCTGGAACGTATACTGCGCCCAAATACACTCAAACACATATTGCCACATTTCGAGCGGCCAGATGTGGTTGTTTGCTATGATAACTCGCTTCGTCAGGCAATACCACTTGCAAACGATTGTCCGGAGGATTATAGCG GCACTATCTTGACACGCAACCTGCTGTTGGGTGACGCGGAAAAAACGAATGTGGATACCATCGCTGTGGTCATAGTTGGCTGGAATAATGTCGTAAAGGATAAACAAAGATTTACGGGACTTTTTGAGTTGAAACTGAACCAATTGCGCATGCTGGGACACAAACCCATTTTG ATATATTGGCACGAGTGGCGCGCACTAGAGACTCCCATGGATcgtcaacaatttttaaaacgaaaattagccaatacaataaatttgtaa
- the LOC105229781 gene encoding uncharacterized protein LOC105229781 isoform X1, with protein sequence MSEKIYTKMALNFNPCAPEAMTDPIEVYNMFIVEDEESKDSVKQNARFQKRLIRHVRRHRVLYDPKHKQFSCVEAKNEVWEKIAKRMGCDADLCKNTWVNLRYSYQKYARRLRKFFANKACKKRSRRPVMAFETELVFLWRFIADKIRCPLPYSDEMEAKAAAHTQPAAIDDDIVLLEDDVEVIDLDDETPAITKVLSKLSKLHFQVTPEIRRLIYNLQCYQEIYDCGHRYYEDYRRKGIIWNAIANEVGDKATKLMKCWLQIQTRYEWELMQRRWDKDLTATKPQTELESLLNFTKPHILKMPRTVYKSSFFLKKDWHEPIDHFKNIFSLLVAMKKYPIVITLTEMMVNKTEDVDTVKYIQLWSDVANTKAGGVTPGQCEATWLILRLFYWELMGMRKHSYQLQDKWYFETIITELYALSRTYKLPRAKKSTLGTLMLSSICADEVVQPAPTTAGNASKVPQTEVVAVLNDSPPPPKETLMGNTIVPISVSLDEDKISSSIIENKRQGQASVKTVVIRNKPQNNVIPTPAVIPTPAVSTCTTVPNKGSVVTVTKKTTSYPQVHSPQIRVKSQAQLQAPEPNKIFVQALPQIQIHAQPTPAPKPSPQIQIHAPPTPAPKPNPQIQVQAITMPCMPQAQQAQQYQMLPLTPIQAQTKLAVKQQASVQTPAQFIPTNMGQLLPPTTIEPTLHEATTIALDTLKTPKIVSAVSLAPRANFPVPFINKGLQITAVAGSVTSASPPAPPTSAAPLRAVAPTLNALAPPPTVVMAPTSNTLNLPFVLPDKTNITKCPPLTCVNTTDPVPNTGTIITMPNAVVPAPMRTQATMPLPTREPTSVEPKIPATVLARPYLTPTSQLNSNEIMIELISSVNGNQLVVHGPPLEQKYSLPMSTTALLIREVLSIPYLHKKDYNKPQQVNMCWQYLAKRFNLPVHICKACWNFLSENFAHFPQIAPMEELTKPLKIGIRVWRENYTFFQTFNDKAAQMRLPFAKDAVEKFFDNIRNQTKQLPRVGGRKLTFVADWQAAINSNPHVPNKVWFGTWTLFKGAFTKYMRDLELGIDNKWSLEWWRVLAKMDFLIEEQYHNMEPFYYIVRNKMIDECERCIREEQKYTIDPKTKRFVRKSDMPHPMLQKIPDIDAYRVVMTVRRYPQIYQKATDEEKNKAWQKVALEMRSTVTTCRFAFQCAMKNYRLYAARDPANRCRLNHRYYKHLAEIYRAIKPTRKLNIKTPSELNQSVSDNPDANEPVFPERFIMDINMGNSHSNVVMKNWAYGVGISVRKEKLEALFQKYRPTSALGETPTIK encoded by the exons ATGTCAgagaaaatttatacaaaaatg GCCTTGAATTTTAATCCTTGCGCTCCTGAAGCCATGACCGATCCCATAGAAGTGTATAACATGTTCATAGTGGAAGATGAGGAGTCCAAAGACTCCGTTAAGCAAAACGCGCGGTTCCAAAAGCGTCTCATACGGCACGTACGACGGCACCGCGTACTTTACGACCCGAAACATAAACAATTTTCATGTGTCGAAGCGAAAAACGAAGTTTGGGAGAAAATTGCAAAGCGAATGGGTTGCGATG CCGATCTATGCAAGAATACTTGGGTGAACTTGCGTTATTCTTATCAAAAATATGCGCGCCGATTGCGTAAATTCTTTGCCAACAAAGCGTGTAAGAAGCGGAGCCGCCGTCCTGTAATGGCATTTGAAACGGAACTAGTTTTCCTCTGGCGTTTCATAGCTGACAA aatACGCTGTCCCCTGCCCTACAGCGATGAAATGGAGGCGAAGGCAGCTGCGCACACACAACCAGCTGCCATCGACGATGACATAGTTTTGCTGGAGGATGACGTCGAAGTGATCGACTTGGACGACGAAACGCCGGCCATAACTAAAGTACTTTCCAAGCTATCGAAGTTGCACTTCCAAGTCACGCCGGAGATACGGCGCTTGATATACAATTTGCAATGCTATcaggagatatacgactgtGGCCATCGGTATTATGAGGATTACCGGCGCAAAGGCATCATTTGGAATGCCATCGCGAACGAAGTGGGCGATAAGG CTACGAAATTGATGAAATGTTGGCTACAAATACAAACGCGCTACGAATGGGAGCTAATGCAACGGCGGTGGGATAAGGATCTGACAGCTACAAAGCCGCAAACCGAGCTGGAGAGTCTGTTGAATTTCACCAAGCCACACATACTTAAAAT GCCAAGAACGGTTTACAAGAGCTCTTTCTTCCTCAAAAAGGATTGGCATGAGCCCATTGATCACTTCAAGAACATCTTCAGCTTGCTGGTGGCAATGAAGAAGTATCCAATCGTGATCACACTCACCGAAATGATGGTGAACAAAACCGAAGATGTCGATACCgttaaatatatacaactttGGTCCGATGTGGCAAATACTAAAG CTGGCGGTGTAACGCCTGGTCAGTGCGAAGCCACTTGGCTGATTCTACGTTTGTTCTACTGGGAACTAATGGGCATGCGCAAACACAGTTATCAACTGCAAGACAAATGGTATTTCGAAACCATTATAACGGAGCTGTATGCCTTGTCTAGAACGTATAAGTTGCCACGCGCCAAAAAGTCTACACTCGGTACGCTCATGTTATCGTCCATATGCGCCGATGAGGTAGTCCAACCTGCCCCCACAACCGCTGGCAATGCAAGCAAGGTGCCGCAAACCGAAGTTGTGGCAGTGTTGAACGATTCACCACCACCACCGAAAGAAACGTTAATGGGCAACACCATCGTACCGATATCCGTCAGTCTGGACGAAGACAAAATCAGCTCGTCAATAATCGAAAACAAGCGTCAAGGTCAAGCGTCAGTTAAAACTGTCGTAATACGCAATAAACCGCAAAACAACGTCATACCCACTCCCGCAGTCATACCCACTCCCGCAGTCAGCACTTGCACCACAGTCCCAAATAAGGGCTCGGTTGTAACGGTCACCAAAAAAACGACGTCTTATCCACAAGTGCACTCGCCACAAATACGCGTCAAATCGCAGGCGCAACTGCAAGCCCCCGAACCGAACAAAATCTTTGTGCAAGCGCtcccacaaatacaaatacacgcGCAACCCACACCCGCGCCGAAACCAAgtccacaaatacaaatacacgcGCCGCCCACACCCGCGCCGAAACCAAATCCACAAATACAAGTACAAGCCATAACGATGCCGTGCATGCCACAAGCGCAACAAGCACAGCAATATCAAATGCTACCGCTCACACCGATACAAGCGCAAACCAAATTGGCAGTGAAGCAACAAGCCAGCGTGCAGACGCCGGCACAATTCATACCCACCAATATGGGTCAGTTGTTGCCGCCCACAACCATAGAGCCGACACTACACGAAGCCACCACAATCGCTTTGGATACGCTAAAGACGCCGAAAATTGTGTCGGCAGTCAGTTTGGCACCGCGCGCCAACTTCCCCGTACCCTTCATCAATAAGGGTTTGCAAATCACCGCAGTTGCTGGTTCCGTAACCAGCGCATCACCACCCGCGCCGCCCACTTCCGCCGCGCCACTGCGCGCAGTAGCACCCACCTTAAACGCGCTTGCTCCGCCGCCAACGGTTGTTATGGCGCCCACGTCGAACACCTTAAATTTACCCTTTGTCTTGCCGGATAAAACAAATATTACCAAGTGTCCGCCGTTGACTTGTGTCAACACCACCGACCCAGTCCCCAATACGGGTACGATAATAACGATGCCGAATGCTGTGGTGCCTGCGCCCATGCGGACGCAAGCGACTATGCCGCTGCCCACAAGGGAGCCTACGTCGGTCGAGCCGAAAATACCCGCTACGGTGTTGGCGCGCCCATATTTGACACCGACCTCACAGCTGAACTCCAACGAAATTATGATCGAATTGATTAGTTCGGTGAATGGCAATCAGTTGGTGGTGCACGGGCCGCCGCTGGAGCAAAAGTACTCACTGCCCATGAGCACGACGGCGCTGCTGATCCGCGAGGTGCTCTCCATACCGTATTTGCATAAGAAGGACTACAATAAACCGCAACAGGTCAATATGTGTTGGCAGTACTTGGCCAAACGGTTCAATTTACCGG TGCATATTTGCAAGGCTTGTTGGAACTTCTTGTCGGAAAACTTCGCGCATTTCCCGCAAATTGCGCCTATGGAAGAGCTGACGAAGCCGCTGAAGATTGGCATTAGGGTGTGGCGCGAAAATTACACATTCTTTCAAACATTCAACGATAAAGCAg CCCAAATGCGTTTGCCGTTCGCAAAGGATGCTGTGGAAAAGTTCTTCGATAATATTAGAAATCAAACAAAGCAGCTACCACGTGTAGGTGGCAGGAAATTGACTTTCGTCGCTGATTGGCAAGCCGCAATAAATAGCAATCCACATGTACCGAACA AAGTCTGGTTCGGCACATGGACCCTCTTTAAAGGCGCCTTTACGAAGTACATGCGCGATTTGGAGCTCGGCATCGACAACAAATGGTCGCTGGAATGGTGGCGCGTCTTGGCCAAAATGGATTTCCTAATCGAAGAACAATATCATAATATGGAACCGTTCTACTACATCGTGCGCAACAAAATGATCGACGAATGCGAACGTTGCATCAGGGAAGAGCAAAAGTACACTATCGATCCGAAGACGAAGCGTTTCGTGCGGAAGTCAGACATGCCGCATCCGATGCTGCAGAAAATACCCGACATCGATGCCTATCGCGTCGTAATGACCGTGCGTCGCTATCCGCAAATTTACCAAAAGGCAACCGACGAAGAGAAGAATAAAGCGTGGCAGAAAGTCGCGCTCGAAATGCGCTCAACCG TGACGACATGCCGTTTTGCCTTCCAATGCGCCATGAAGAACTATCGGCTGTATGCGGCGCGTGATCCGGCGAATCGGTGTCGCCTCAATCATCGCTATTACAAACATTTAGCGGAAATTTATCGTGCCATCAAACCGACGCGCAAGCTCAATATTAAAACACCATCCGAACTGAATCAGTCTGTTAGCGATAATCCCGACGCGAACGAGCCAGTATTCCCCGAACGTTTCATAATGGACATCAACATGGGCAATAGTCACTCGAATGTGGTTATGAAGAATTGGGCCTATGGTGTGGGCATATCCGTGCGGAAGGAGAAGTTGGAAGCGCTCTTCCAAAAATATCGTCCAACTTCAGCGCTAGGCGAAACCCCAACAATAAAATAG
- the LOC105229781 gene encoding uncharacterized protein LOC105229781 isoform X2: MCDENALNFNPCAPEAMTDPIEVYNMFIVEDEESKDSVKQNARFQKRLIRHVRRHRVLYDPKHKQFSCVEAKNEVWEKIAKRMGCDADLCKNTWVNLRYSYQKYARRLRKFFANKACKKRSRRPVMAFETELVFLWRFIADKIRCPLPYSDEMEAKAAAHTQPAAIDDDIVLLEDDVEVIDLDDETPAITKVLSKLSKLHFQVTPEIRRLIYNLQCYQEIYDCGHRYYEDYRRKGIIWNAIANEVGDKATKLMKCWLQIQTRYEWELMQRRWDKDLTATKPQTELESLLNFTKPHILKMPRTVYKSSFFLKKDWHEPIDHFKNIFSLLVAMKKYPIVITLTEMMVNKTEDVDTVKYIQLWSDVANTKAGGVTPGQCEATWLILRLFYWELMGMRKHSYQLQDKWYFETIITELYALSRTYKLPRAKKSTLGTLMLSSICADEVVQPAPTTAGNASKVPQTEVVAVLNDSPPPPKETLMGNTIVPISVSLDEDKISSSIIENKRQGQASVKTVVIRNKPQNNVIPTPAVIPTPAVSTCTTVPNKGSVVTVTKKTTSYPQVHSPQIRVKSQAQLQAPEPNKIFVQALPQIQIHAQPTPAPKPSPQIQIHAPPTPAPKPNPQIQVQAITMPCMPQAQQAQQYQMLPLTPIQAQTKLAVKQQASVQTPAQFIPTNMGQLLPPTTIEPTLHEATTIALDTLKTPKIVSAVSLAPRANFPVPFINKGLQITAVAGSVTSASPPAPPTSAAPLRAVAPTLNALAPPPTVVMAPTSNTLNLPFVLPDKTNITKCPPLTCVNTTDPVPNTGTIITMPNAVVPAPMRTQATMPLPTREPTSVEPKIPATVLARPYLTPTSQLNSNEIMIELISSVNGNQLVVHGPPLEQKYSLPMSTTALLIREVLSIPYLHKKDYNKPQQVNMCWQYLAKRFNLPVHICKACWNFLSENFAHFPQIAPMEELTKPLKIGIRVWRENYTFFQTFNDKAAQMRLPFAKDAVEKFFDNIRNQTKQLPRVGGRKLTFVADWQAAINSNPHVPNKVWFGTWTLFKGAFTKYMRDLELGIDNKWSLEWWRVLAKMDFLIEEQYHNMEPFYYIVRNKMIDECERCIREEQKYTIDPKTKRFVRKSDMPHPMLQKIPDIDAYRVVMTVRRYPQIYQKATDEEKNKAWQKVALEMRSTVTTCRFAFQCAMKNYRLYAARDPANRCRLNHRYYKHLAEIYRAIKPTRKLNIKTPSELNQSVSDNPDANEPVFPERFIMDINMGNSHSNVVMKNWAYGVGISVRKEKLEALFQKYRPTSALGETPTIK; the protein is encoded by the exons ATGTGCGATGAAAAT GCCTTGAATTTTAATCCTTGCGCTCCTGAAGCCATGACCGATCCCATAGAAGTGTATAACATGTTCATAGTGGAAGATGAGGAGTCCAAAGACTCCGTTAAGCAAAACGCGCGGTTCCAAAAGCGTCTCATACGGCACGTACGACGGCACCGCGTACTTTACGACCCGAAACATAAACAATTTTCATGTGTCGAAGCGAAAAACGAAGTTTGGGAGAAAATTGCAAAGCGAATGGGTTGCGATG CCGATCTATGCAAGAATACTTGGGTGAACTTGCGTTATTCTTATCAAAAATATGCGCGCCGATTGCGTAAATTCTTTGCCAACAAAGCGTGTAAGAAGCGGAGCCGCCGTCCTGTAATGGCATTTGAAACGGAACTAGTTTTCCTCTGGCGTTTCATAGCTGACAA aatACGCTGTCCCCTGCCCTACAGCGATGAAATGGAGGCGAAGGCAGCTGCGCACACACAACCAGCTGCCATCGACGATGACATAGTTTTGCTGGAGGATGACGTCGAAGTGATCGACTTGGACGACGAAACGCCGGCCATAACTAAAGTACTTTCCAAGCTATCGAAGTTGCACTTCCAAGTCACGCCGGAGATACGGCGCTTGATATACAATTTGCAATGCTATcaggagatatacgactgtGGCCATCGGTATTATGAGGATTACCGGCGCAAAGGCATCATTTGGAATGCCATCGCGAACGAAGTGGGCGATAAGG CTACGAAATTGATGAAATGTTGGCTACAAATACAAACGCGCTACGAATGGGAGCTAATGCAACGGCGGTGGGATAAGGATCTGACAGCTACAAAGCCGCAAACCGAGCTGGAGAGTCTGTTGAATTTCACCAAGCCACACATACTTAAAAT GCCAAGAACGGTTTACAAGAGCTCTTTCTTCCTCAAAAAGGATTGGCATGAGCCCATTGATCACTTCAAGAACATCTTCAGCTTGCTGGTGGCAATGAAGAAGTATCCAATCGTGATCACACTCACCGAAATGATGGTGAACAAAACCGAAGATGTCGATACCgttaaatatatacaactttGGTCCGATGTGGCAAATACTAAAG CTGGCGGTGTAACGCCTGGTCAGTGCGAAGCCACTTGGCTGATTCTACGTTTGTTCTACTGGGAACTAATGGGCATGCGCAAACACAGTTATCAACTGCAAGACAAATGGTATTTCGAAACCATTATAACGGAGCTGTATGCCTTGTCTAGAACGTATAAGTTGCCACGCGCCAAAAAGTCTACACTCGGTACGCTCATGTTATCGTCCATATGCGCCGATGAGGTAGTCCAACCTGCCCCCACAACCGCTGGCAATGCAAGCAAGGTGCCGCAAACCGAAGTTGTGGCAGTGTTGAACGATTCACCACCACCACCGAAAGAAACGTTAATGGGCAACACCATCGTACCGATATCCGTCAGTCTGGACGAAGACAAAATCAGCTCGTCAATAATCGAAAACAAGCGTCAAGGTCAAGCGTCAGTTAAAACTGTCGTAATACGCAATAAACCGCAAAACAACGTCATACCCACTCCCGCAGTCATACCCACTCCCGCAGTCAGCACTTGCACCACAGTCCCAAATAAGGGCTCGGTTGTAACGGTCACCAAAAAAACGACGTCTTATCCACAAGTGCACTCGCCACAAATACGCGTCAAATCGCAGGCGCAACTGCAAGCCCCCGAACCGAACAAAATCTTTGTGCAAGCGCtcccacaaatacaaatacacgcGCAACCCACACCCGCGCCGAAACCAAgtccacaaatacaaatacacgcGCCGCCCACACCCGCGCCGAAACCAAATCCACAAATACAAGTACAAGCCATAACGATGCCGTGCATGCCACAAGCGCAACAAGCACAGCAATATCAAATGCTACCGCTCACACCGATACAAGCGCAAACCAAATTGGCAGTGAAGCAACAAGCCAGCGTGCAGACGCCGGCACAATTCATACCCACCAATATGGGTCAGTTGTTGCCGCCCACAACCATAGAGCCGACACTACACGAAGCCACCACAATCGCTTTGGATACGCTAAAGACGCCGAAAATTGTGTCGGCAGTCAGTTTGGCACCGCGCGCCAACTTCCCCGTACCCTTCATCAATAAGGGTTTGCAAATCACCGCAGTTGCTGGTTCCGTAACCAGCGCATCACCACCCGCGCCGCCCACTTCCGCCGCGCCACTGCGCGCAGTAGCACCCACCTTAAACGCGCTTGCTCCGCCGCCAACGGTTGTTATGGCGCCCACGTCGAACACCTTAAATTTACCCTTTGTCTTGCCGGATAAAACAAATATTACCAAGTGTCCGCCGTTGACTTGTGTCAACACCACCGACCCAGTCCCCAATACGGGTACGATAATAACGATGCCGAATGCTGTGGTGCCTGCGCCCATGCGGACGCAAGCGACTATGCCGCTGCCCACAAGGGAGCCTACGTCGGTCGAGCCGAAAATACCCGCTACGGTGTTGGCGCGCCCATATTTGACACCGACCTCACAGCTGAACTCCAACGAAATTATGATCGAATTGATTAGTTCGGTGAATGGCAATCAGTTGGTGGTGCACGGGCCGCCGCTGGAGCAAAAGTACTCACTGCCCATGAGCACGACGGCGCTGCTGATCCGCGAGGTGCTCTCCATACCGTATTTGCATAAGAAGGACTACAATAAACCGCAACAGGTCAATATGTGTTGGCAGTACTTGGCCAAACGGTTCAATTTACCGG TGCATATTTGCAAGGCTTGTTGGAACTTCTTGTCGGAAAACTTCGCGCATTTCCCGCAAATTGCGCCTATGGAAGAGCTGACGAAGCCGCTGAAGATTGGCATTAGGGTGTGGCGCGAAAATTACACATTCTTTCAAACATTCAACGATAAAGCAg CCCAAATGCGTTTGCCGTTCGCAAAGGATGCTGTGGAAAAGTTCTTCGATAATATTAGAAATCAAACAAAGCAGCTACCACGTGTAGGTGGCAGGAAATTGACTTTCGTCGCTGATTGGCAAGCCGCAATAAATAGCAATCCACATGTACCGAACA AAGTCTGGTTCGGCACATGGACCCTCTTTAAAGGCGCCTTTACGAAGTACATGCGCGATTTGGAGCTCGGCATCGACAACAAATGGTCGCTGGAATGGTGGCGCGTCTTGGCCAAAATGGATTTCCTAATCGAAGAACAATATCATAATATGGAACCGTTCTACTACATCGTGCGCAACAAAATGATCGACGAATGCGAACGTTGCATCAGGGAAGAGCAAAAGTACACTATCGATCCGAAGACGAAGCGTTTCGTGCGGAAGTCAGACATGCCGCATCCGATGCTGCAGAAAATACCCGACATCGATGCCTATCGCGTCGTAATGACCGTGCGTCGCTATCCGCAAATTTACCAAAAGGCAACCGACGAAGAGAAGAATAAAGCGTGGCAGAAAGTCGCGCTCGAAATGCGCTCAACCG TGACGACATGCCGTTTTGCCTTCCAATGCGCCATGAAGAACTATCGGCTGTATGCGGCGCGTGATCCGGCGAATCGGTGTCGCCTCAATCATCGCTATTACAAACATTTAGCGGAAATTTATCGTGCCATCAAACCGACGCGCAAGCTCAATATTAAAACACCATCCGAACTGAATCAGTCTGTTAGCGATAATCCCGACGCGAACGAGCCAGTATTCCCCGAACGTTTCATAATGGACATCAACATGGGCAATAGTCACTCGAATGTGGTTATGAAGAATTGGGCCTATGGTGTGGGCATATCCGTGCGGAAGGAGAAGTTGGAAGCGCTCTTCCAAAAATATCGTCCAACTTCAGCGCTAGGCGAAACCCCAACAATAAAATAG